One Nitrospirota bacterium DNA segment encodes these proteins:
- a CDS encoding site-2 protease family protein, whose protein sequence is MDRDERGGEWPGRSIHDPWPRPRFEPAESSDPQGERLIPVVEEPARRASSQLFLPAALFLITVFTTLWAGAYQTNTTPFLGAWRFLVQDPSVLWRGVPFAATLLGILVTHELGHYVLSRIHRVPASLPLFIPGPPHFIGTFGAIIRMRGPILSRKALFDIGVAGPIAGFVVAVIALIIGLRLSKVVSGETAYGLHLGEPLLLQFMSWLVIGPLPPNADVVLHPIGFAAWFGLFVTSLNLIPIGQLDGGHVAYALWGSRQRTMAVAIVPALIVLGFVGWPGWFLWAGMAGLWGLAHPPVQDPEVALGRTRIWVGWGALAIFVLTFAPVPFSVH, encoded by the coding sequence ATGGATCGTGACGAACGAGGCGGCGAGTGGCCCGGGCGCTCGATTCATGACCCCTGGCCTCGTCCGAGGTTCGAGCCTGCAGAGAGCAGCGATCCTCAAGGAGAGCGACTGATTCCGGTCGTCGAAGAACCGGCAAGACGCGCATCGTCCCAACTCTTCCTCCCTGCAGCCCTTTTCCTCATCACCGTGTTCACCACGCTCTGGGCGGGCGCGTACCAAACGAACACGACGCCGTTTCTGGGAGCCTGGCGGTTTCTGGTGCAGGATCCCAGCGTGTTGTGGCGTGGGGTGCCTTTCGCGGCCACGTTGCTCGGCATTCTGGTCACCCATGAACTGGGCCATTACGTGCTGTCGCGGATTCACCGCGTCCCCGCCTCGCTGCCGCTGTTCATTCCGGGGCCGCCGCATTTCATCGGGACGTTCGGCGCGATCATCCGGATGCGGGGCCCCATCCTGAGCCGGAAGGCGTTGTTCGATATCGGGGTCGCCGGGCCGATCGCCGGGTTCGTGGTGGCGGTCATCGCGTTGATCATCGGGCTCCGGCTGTCCAAGGTCGTGTCGGGTGAGACCGCCTACGGCCTGCACCTGGGGGAGCCGCTCCTGCTTCAATTCATGTCCTGGCTCGTGATCGGCCCACTGCCGCCCAACGCGGATGTCGTGCTGCATCCGATCGGATTTGCCGCGTGGTTCGGGTTGTTTGTGACTTCGTTGAATCTGATCCCGATCGGGCAGCTCGACGGCGGCCACGTCGCCTATGCGCTCTGGGGTTCGCGGCAGCGGACGATGGCCGTCGCGATCGTGCCGGCGCTCATTGTGCTGGGATTCGTCGGGTGGCCCGGATGGTTCTTGTGGGCCGGCATGGCGGGCCTGTGGGGGCTCGCGCACCCTCCAGTGCAGGATCCAGAGGTCGCCCTCGGCCGGACCCGCATCTGGGTCGGCTGGGGGGCCCTGGCGATTTTCGTCCTGACCTTTGCACCGGTGCCGTTCTCCGTGCACTAA
- a CDS encoding DUF1566 domain-containing protein: MLFGFGLWALASPLAAADRFTTVFNGEAVKDNQTGLIWEREPDREFDVWSASIARCETKTVGGQTGWRAPTVEELKTLVDPSQKDPALPPGHPFVNIKSAIYWTATPSPTDEIVAWQVSFFSGEAVTDQKSGTRRVWCVLGEPKK; this comes from the coding sequence GTGCTCTTCGGATTTGGGCTGTGGGCTCTGGCGTCGCCGCTTGCCGCGGCCGACCGGTTCACGACGGTCTTCAACGGCGAAGCCGTCAAGGACAACCAGACCGGACTCATCTGGGAACGGGAGCCGGACCGTGAGTTCGATGTCTGGAGCGCCTCGATTGCGCGCTGCGAGACGAAGACCGTCGGGGGACAAACCGGCTGGCGGGCTCCGACGGTCGAGGAATTGAAGACCTTGGTGGATCCGTCGCAAAAAGATCCGGCGCTCCCGCCCGGCCATCCCTTTGTCAACATCAAGTCGGCGATCTACTGGACGGCCACGCCGTCGCCCACCGATGAGATCGTCGCCTGGCAAGTCAGCTTCTTCTCCGGCGAAGCCGTCACCGATCAGAAGTCCGGCACGCGTCGCGTCTGGTGCGTACTCGGCGAGCCGAAGAAGTGA